The genomic stretch CTCTCGCCGCCGCGCTTGCCAAAAAATCCAGGTCATGATGCTGTTCCTGCCCGTCGGCGACGTGAACGATCAGGGCGAAGGGCATCATAGCTTCGTCAATGCGGGGCTCATCCTGCTCTGCATCGCCGTAACCGGGTACCAGTTGCACCTTGCGGCGCTGGGCGGCACGGCGCTGGAACAGTTCATGAACCCGTGGATGTTCGACCCCAAATCGCAGCTGGGCGAAGGCTTCCTTGCGCTCGGCCCGCTGGAGCGGTTTTTCGCGCTGATGGCGAAGCTGGCCGACCTGAAGAGCGGCGCTTTCGTTAAAATGGCGGCGGGCGCGTTTTTCCACGGCGGGCTGCTGCATCTGGGCGGCAATATGCTGATTTTATGGATGCTGGGCGATAACGTCGAATATGTGATGGGGCATCTGCGCTATTTGATTTTCTTTATCCTGACCGCCGTGCTGGCGACCTGCGGCGAATTGATGTTCGCGGGTGCGGGAAACTTCAACGGCATCATCGGCGCATCGGGCGCGATCTTCGCGGTCGCCGCCGCCTACCTGATTTATTTTCCGGGCGCGAAGATCAATTTCTTTTACTGGGTCTTCTTTATCTTCTGGGGACGGCGCGCGGTATCGGCGCGGCTCGTCATCCTGCTGTATTTCATTTCGCAATTCATCACGGGGTACACCAGCCTTGGATCGGGCGCCGATTACGGGCGCGTGGCGGTCTGGGCGCATATCGGCGGGTTCGTGGCGGGGCTTCTGCTCTGCCTCGCCTTCCGTGCCGGACGGCCGGAGGAAAAGAAACATTACGAACCGGTCCTGCGCAAGCCCTACACCAAAACCCCGTGGGGAAACCCGCCCGATGGCGGGCCTTGGGGAAAACCCGGACAATAAAAAAACCCCGGCCTTTCGAGCCGGGGTTTTTCTTTAAGCCGTATCCGCTTACGGGTTCAGCGGCGACCAGGCGGGGTCGGAACCGTCGAGCGGGGTCGTGACGGGCGTCTCGTTAAAGCCCGTCAGGTCGATCGTGTGGATGCGCGAGGTGCGGCCCTGGCGGCGGACGCCCGAGGGGCTTTCCGTGAAGAAGGCCAGCACGCGGCCATTGGGCGACCAGGTCGGGCCTTCGATGTGGTAGGCCGACTTGATCAGGCGTTCGCCCGAACCGTCCGGCTTGATCACGCCAAGATAGAACTGACCCTTCAGCATTTTAATGAAGGCGATCAGGTCGCCGCGCGGCGACCAGACGGGGCTGGCATAACGGCCTTCGCCAAACGTGATGCGCTGCGCGCTGCCGCCGGATGCGTCCATCACATAGATCTGCTGCTTGCCGCTGCGGTCGGATTCAAACGCGATGCGGCGTCCGTCCGGCGCATAGGTGGGCGAGGTGTTGATCGACGCGTCGTTCGTCAGGCGCGACGTGCTGCGCGAGCCGAGATCCATCGTATAGATGTCGGAGTTGCCGTTTTTCGACAAGCTCATGATCACCTTGCGGCCATCGGGGGAAAAACGGGGCGCAAAGGTCATGCCAGGGAAATCGCCCAGCACGGATTGACGGCCCGAATTGATGTCGTACAGGTACACGCGCGGCTTGTTGTTGTAATAAGCCATATAAGTGATCTGCTGCATCGTGGGGGAGAAACGCGGGGTCAGCACCAGCGCCGAACCGTCGGTCAGGAAGCGGTGGTTGAAGCCGTCCTGGTCCATGATCGCAAGACGCTTCACGCGCGCATTGCCGGGGCCGGTTTCCGAGATGTACACAAGACGGGTGTCGAAATAGCCGTTTTCACCCGTCAGGCGTTTATAGATCGCATCGGAAATGATATGGGCGATGCGGCGCCAGTTGGAGTTGGTGGTCGTATAAGCCGTTCCCAACATCTGCGACTGGCCGAACACATCCCACAGGCGGAATTCGACGCGCGTCTTGCCGTCGGGCGTTTTCGACAGCAGGCCGGTCGCCAGCGCCTCCGCATTGATCGTGCGCCATTCGCCGAAATTCGGCTTCTGCGCGGCGGCGGCGGCAGGCTGGATGAAGGATGACGGGTTCAGCGGGCGGAACAGGCCGGAGCGCTGCAGGTTTTTGGTGATGACCGCGACCATGTTCGCACCGAGTTCATCGGGCGCACCGGAAGCGGTGACGAAATTGGGTATAGCGATGGGCAGCGGGTCGGCCTTTTCGCCGCCCACGACCACGCGCAGTTCAGCCTGCGCGGGTGCCGCTAGCGCGAAAATCGCGAAGACGGCAAACATAAAACTAAAGGCAATATTTTTCATCTCAAGGTTCCCTCGTGGTTATCAGAACATCTGGCTTGCGTCGAAAACGACGGTCGTGTTTGCCCAAGTGTCATACTTATCAGGCGGCAGCTCAAAAGGCGAGCAATTTGGGTTGCGTACCGCACGCATTGCGCTGTCGGCGATGGCGCGGAAGAAAGTGTCGCTGGCATAGCGCCCGGTATCGACAACGCGGGCGGATGCCAATGTCCGGTCGCGGGTGATAACCATAAATATTTCGACCTGCGTGGTATCAATGTCCTTTGCACCGATCGGCACGTTCCAGCATTGCGCCAGCTGGGCGCG from Alphaproteobacteria bacterium encodes the following:
- a CDS encoding rhomboid family intramembrane serine protease yields the protein MMLFLPVGDVNDQGEGHHSFVNAGLILLCIAVTGYQLHLAALGGTALEQFMNPWMFDPKSQLGEGFLALGPLERFFALMAKLADLKSGAFVKMAAGAFFHGGLLHLGGNMLILWMLGDNVEYVMGHLRYLIFFILTAVLATCGELMFAGAGNFNGIIGASGAIFAVAAAYLIYFPGAKINFFYWVFFIFWGRRAVSARLVILLYFISQFITGYTSLGSGADYGRVAVWAHIGGFVAGLLLCLAFRAGRPEEKKHYEPVLRKPYTKTPWGNPPDGGPWGKPGQ
- the tolB gene encoding Tol-Pal system protein TolB: MKNIAFSFMFAVFAIFALAAPAQAELRVVVGGEKADPLPIAIPNFVTASGAPDELGANMVAVITKNLQRSGLFRPLNPSSFIQPAAAAAQKPNFGEWRTINAEALATGLLSKTPDGKTRVEFRLWDVFGQSQMLGTAYTTTNSNWRRIAHIISDAIYKRLTGENGYFDTRLVYISETGPGNARVKRLAIMDQDGFNHRFLTDGSALVLTPRFSPTMQQITYMAYYNNKPRVYLYDINSGRQSVLGDFPGMTFAPRFSPDGRKVIMSLSKNGNSDIYTMDLGSRSTSRLTNDASINTSPTYAPDGRRIAFESDRSGKQQIYVMDASGGSAQRITFGEGRYASPVWSPRGDLIAFIKMLKGQFYLGVIKPDGSGERLIKSAYHIEGPTWSPNGRVLAFFTESPSGVRRQGRTSRIHTIDLTGFNETPVTTPLDGSDPAWSPLNP